The Uruburuella testudinis genome window below encodes:
- a CDS encoding isochorismatase family protein → MNTLNAANTVCIVVDIQERLTPALHDAQSMIERSRVLLQGLQALEVPLLVTEQYPKGLGPTVPAIKLLLGAAPVFEKTRFSAFIDEVAAALQQHGAENVILVGAEAHVCMLQTALDLRAGGYAVYVPSECTTSRSLVNRVNALEQMAAAGVVVSNVESVLFQLLGDAKHAAFKTVSKLIQ, encoded by the coding sequence ATGAATACATTAAACGCTGCCAATACTGTGTGTATTGTGGTGGACATTCAAGAGCGGCTCACGCCGGCGCTGCATGATGCGCAAAGTATGATTGAGCGCAGCCGCGTGTTGTTGCAGGGTTTGCAGGCGCTGGAGGTGCCGCTGCTGGTTACCGAGCAGTATCCGAAAGGTTTGGGGCCGACTGTGCCGGCCATCAAGTTGTTGTTGGGGGCGGCGCCGGTGTTTGAAAAAACGCGTTTTTCGGCGTTTATCGATGAGGTGGCGGCGGCTTTGCAGCAACACGGTGCGGAAAATGTGATTTTGGTGGGGGCTGAGGCGCATGTATGCATGCTGCAAACCGCGCTGGATTTGCGTGCCGGCGGTTATGCGGTGTATGTGCCGTCTGAGTGCACCACTTCGCGCAGCTTGGTCAATCGGGTTAATGCGCTGGAGCAGATGGCGGCGGCGGGTGTGGTGGTGTCGAATGTGGAAAGTGTGTTGTTCCAATTGTTGGGCGATGCCAAGCATGCGGCGTTTAAAACCGTGTCGAAATTGATTCAGTAG
- the argJ gene encoding bifunctional glutamate N-acetyltransferase/amino-acid acetyltransferase ArgJ yields the protein MAVNLREKEASELLTVDGAQVFVGQAGVKKPDHDDLTLIVLNKTNSVGAVFTQNRFCAAPVHVAKAHLANENGIRALVINTGNANAGTGAQGREDALAVCAAAAAQVGCEAEQVLPFSTGVILEPLPVQKIVAALPDVKPVHWNDAARAIMTTDTLPKAASREAKIGSSHTVRATGISKGSGMICPNMATMLGFIVTDAKVSQPILQMLTQEIADASFNSITVDGDTSTNDSFVIIATGKCGQSEIDNIADPRYDQLKALLGSLALELAQAIVRDGEGATKFITVKVENAESREEARQVAYAIAHSPLVKTAFFASDPNLGRLLAAIGYSGVAHLDTDKVRLYLGDVLVAEHGGRAASYTEAAGQQVMNDDEILVRVDLQRGQAAATIYTCDLSHGYVSINADYRS from the coding sequence ATGGCAGTGAATTTGCGAGAAAAAGAAGCATCCGAATTGTTAACCGTCGACGGTGCGCAGGTGTTTGTCGGGCAAGCCGGTGTGAAAAAGCCCGATCACGATGATCTGACTTTGATTGTTTTGAATAAAACCAACAGCGTGGGCGCGGTATTTACCCAAAACCGCTTCTGCGCCGCGCCGGTGCATGTGGCCAAGGCACATCTGGCTAATGAAAACGGCATTCGCGCGCTGGTTATCAATACCGGCAATGCCAATGCCGGCACCGGCGCCCAAGGCCGGGAAGATGCGCTGGCCGTCTGCGCCGCCGCCGCTGCCCAAGTGGGCTGCGAAGCGGAACAAGTGCTGCCGTTTTCCACCGGTGTGATTTTGGAGCCTTTGCCGGTGCAGAAAATTGTGGCGGCGCTGCCCGATGTGAAACCGGTGCACTGGAACGATGCCGCCCGCGCCATCATGACCACCGACACCCTGCCCAAAGCCGCCAGCCGTGAGGCCAAAATCGGCAGCAGCCATACCGTGCGCGCCACCGGTATTTCGAAAGGCTCGGGCATGATTTGCCCCAACATGGCCACTATGCTCGGCTTTATCGTAACCGATGCCAAAGTGTCGCAGCCGATTTTGCAGATGCTCACGCAGGAAATCGCCGATGCTTCGTTTAACAGCATTACCGTAGACGGCGATACCAGCACCAACGACAGTTTTGTGATTATCGCCACCGGCAAATGCGGCCAAAGCGAAATCGACAATATCGCCGACCCGCGCTACGACCAGCTCAAAGCCTTGCTCGGCAGCCTGGCGTTGGAGCTGGCGCAAGCGATTGTGCGCGACGGCGAAGGTGCCACCAAATTCATCACCGTTAAAGTCGAAAATGCCGAAAGCCGTGAAGAAGCGCGCCAAGTGGCCTATGCCATCGCTCATTCGCCGTTGGTAAAAACCGCTTTTTTTGCCAGCGACCCCAATCTCGGCCGCCTGCTCGCCGCCATCGGTTATTCGGGCGTGGCGCATCTGGATACCGATAAAGTGCGCTTGTATCTGGGCGATGTGCTGGTGGCCGAACACGGCGGTCGCGCTGCAAGCTACACCGAAGCGGCAGGGCAGCAGGTGATGAACGACGATGAAATTCTCGTGCGCGTAGATTTACAGCGCGGACAGGCCGCCGCCACGATTTATACCTGCGATTTGTCGCACGGTTATGTGTCGATTAATGCCGATTACCGCTCATAA
- a CDS encoding chloride channel protein — protein sequence MKHLFSSWSRLLGQKLSHKAVQTQRLSRKTIAFMFLLAGSALVALTSLVFAKMADWALEQNAHWVQQYPWFAWMALPLGLPLIAWLTRRFAPYTAGSGIPQVLASLSLPHGPQKTRLVSLWQTALKIPLTFLGMLAGASIGREGPSVQVGAAVMAAWGAWCKKHNLAFKGLQENDLLAAGAAGGLAAAFNAPLAGVVFAIEELGRGVMLRWERQIFIGVLAAGFIQVAVQGNNPYFSGFHGDALPHMLAWVLLCALVCGVAGGLFARFLYKGAAGIAPERWRGWIRRHPLLLAGLIGVLLAAVGTLYQGQTFGTGYHEASGALRRMYEAPPGVALAKWAATVLSYWAGIPGGIFTPALTVGAMMGQQIAQIGGLETGVNVLVLICMAAFLAAATQSPLTASVIVMEMTGGQNLLFWLLIGAIFASQVSRQFSPKPFYHAAGLRYRQRVQEEYAAQQAQTAALPGTSVTREK from the coding sequence ATGAAACATTTATTTTCATCTTGGAGCCGCTTGCTCGGCCAAAAGTTGTCGCATAAAGCGGTGCAGACACAGCGTTTGTCGCGCAAAACCATTGCGTTTATGTTTTTGTTGGCCGGCTCTGCGCTGGTGGCGCTGACATCGTTGGTGTTTGCCAAAATGGCTGATTGGGCGTTGGAACAAAATGCCCACTGGGTGCAGCAGTATCCGTGGTTTGCCTGGATGGCGCTGCCGCTGGGGCTGCCGCTGATTGCCTGGCTCACGCGCCGTTTTGCGCCTTATACCGCCGGCAGCGGTATTCCGCAGGTGCTGGCTTCGTTGTCGCTGCCGCACGGGCCGCAAAAAACGCGGCTGGTGTCGCTTTGGCAGACCGCGTTAAAAATTCCGCTGACATTTCTGGGCATGCTGGCCGGTGCCTCTATCGGCCGCGAAGGACCTTCTGTGCAGGTGGGGGCGGCGGTGATGGCGGCTTGGGGGGCGTGGTGCAAAAAGCACAATCTGGCGTTTAAAGGCTTGCAGGAAAATGATTTGCTCGCAGCCGGTGCGGCCGGCGGTTTGGCGGCGGCGTTTAATGCGCCGCTGGCGGGGGTGGTGTTTGCCATTGAAGAGCTGGGGCGCGGTGTGATGCTGCGCTGGGAGCGGCAGATTTTTATCGGTGTGCTGGCTGCGGGTTTCATCCAAGTGGCCGTTCAGGGTAACAACCCTTATTTTTCAGGCTTTCACGGCGATGCGCTGCCGCATATGCTGGCCTGGGTGTTGCTGTGCGCACTGGTGTGCGGGGTGGCCGGCGGGCTGTTTGCGCGCTTTCTGTATAAAGGCGCGGCCGGTATTGCGCCCGAGCGCTGGCGCGGCTGGATACGCCGTCACCCGCTGTTGCTGGCGGGGCTGATCGGTGTGCTGCTGGCGGCCGTCGGCACGCTGTATCAGGGGCAGACTTTCGGCACCGGCTACCATGAAGCCTCCGGTGCTTTGCGGCGCATGTATGAAGCACCGCCGGGGGTGGCGCTGGCGAAGTGGGCGGCCACGGTGTTGTCTTATTGGGCAGGCATTCCCGGCGGTATTTTCACGCCGGCGCTGACGGTGGGGGCGATGATGGGGCAGCAGATTGCCCAGATCGGCGGTTTGGAAACCGGGGTGAATGTGCTGGTGTTGATTTGCATGGCGGCCTTTCTGGCAGCGGCCACGCAATCGCCGCTGACCGCCAGTGTGATTGTGATGGAAATGACCGGCGGGCAGAATCTGTTGTTTTGGTTGCTGATTGGTGCTATTTTTGCATCTCAAGTATCGCGCCAGTTTTCGCCCAAGCCGTTTTACCACGCAGCGGGCTTACGCTACCGGCAGCGCGTACAGGAAGAATATGCGGCCCAACAGGCTCAAACCGCGGCGTTGCCCGGCACATCTGTAACCAGGGAGAAATAA
- a CDS encoding transglutaminaseTgpA domain-containing protein, with amino-acid sequence MLILNPPFLRRLPVFRVQAAVLLVLLWTALPLAASLPVVVVALFGGLWLLRLALLRLRINKIPAAALLLMAVMAAALVWQQAGTLFGREGGVSLLLLLVMLKAFENGTRRDGQVLLLAMLFLTGAGVLLNQSLMAGVWLLSSLAAIGVCLALLAGLPLKQALRQSASAWLLALPLMAVLFAAVPRVDGPLWSMPQNQAAQAQTGLSDSMAPGSISNLVQSNEWVANITFSDGLQPQTGDLYWRAIVMSEFDGRRWQAVAHDDTDSAEAPASRRRLRYQMILRDRQGVIPVLDYPQTVPQGLQSRLGRVLRAEHSREGLRRITLESALTDTLPHRLSAAEHRRYTRLPDGNLQTRLLAESLMRQSAHVRQFIDNVLHYYRRQSFAYTLQPPRMGSSDSVDEFMFHARRGFCEHYAQSFVVMMRAAGLPARVVTGYHGGEYRPQGGFWQIRSKDAHAWAEVWLADEQAWLRVDPTAAASSRSEGSLARALPPGERSLLADRGGRWSHWYDTGQYYWQQWVVNYDQGKQNDLFAALGLGGFRPGTLLLVLPAGLLLAVLPLLCWWLAGRQRRDDLQAGFMLLKTALMGEGDPAVAATSADGLRRLLAQHGIEDAALQRLLDEYEYWLYAAEQPPSKRLQRRWYRRARALAGRYYRQRGR; translated from the coding sequence ATGTTGATTTTAAATCCGCCTTTTTTACGCCGCCTGCCCGTATTCCGCGTGCAAGCGGCCGTATTGCTGGTGCTGCTGTGGACGGCGCTGCCGCTGGCGGCTTCACTGCCTGTGGTGGTGGTGGCTTTGTTTGGCGGCCTGTGGCTGCTGCGGCTGGCGCTGCTGCGTTTACGTATCAACAAAATACCTGCCGCGGCCTTACTGCTGATGGCGGTGATGGCGGCGGCGTTGGTGTGGCAGCAGGCAGGCACTTTGTTTGGGCGTGAGGGTGGCGTTTCGTTGCTGTTGCTGCTGGTGATGCTCAAAGCGTTTGAAAACGGCACGCGCCGCGACGGGCAGGTGCTGCTGCTGGCGATGCTGTTTTTAACCGGTGCCGGCGTGCTGCTTAATCAAAGCCTGATGGCGGGTGTGTGGCTGTTGTCGAGCCTGGCGGCGATAGGCGTGTGCTTAGCCTTGCTGGCCGGGCTGCCGCTCAAGCAGGCGCTGCGGCAGAGTGCCAGCGCCTGGCTGCTGGCGTTGCCGCTGATGGCGGTGCTGTTTGCGGCGGTGCCGAGGGTGGACGGGCCGTTGTGGTCTATGCCGCAAAATCAGGCCGCGCAGGCGCAGACGGGTTTGTCGGACAGCATGGCGCCTGGCAGCATCAGCAACTTGGTGCAAAGTAACGAGTGGGTGGCCAACATCACTTTTTCAGACGGCCTGCAACCTCAGACGGGCGATTTATATTGGCGCGCCATCGTGATGAGCGAGTTTGACGGCCGCCGCTGGCAGGCGGTGGCTCATGATGACACCGACAGCGCCGAGGCGCCGGCAAGCCGCCGGCGGCTGCGTTATCAAATGATATTGCGTGACCGGCAGGGCGTGATTCCGGTGCTGGATTATCCGCAAACCGTACCGCAAGGTTTACAGAGCCGTTTGGGGCGGGTGTTGCGGGCGGAGCACAGCCGCGAGGGTTTGCGCCGCATCACGCTTGAGTCGGCGCTTACCGATACCTTGCCGCACCGCTTGAGTGCCGCCGAACACCGCCGCTACACCCGGCTGCCCGACGGTAATCTGCAAACGCGTCTGCTGGCCGAATCGCTGATGCGCCAATCGGCACATGTGCGCCAATTTATCGATAATGTGCTGCACTACTACCGCCGCCAATCGTTTGCCTACACTTTACAGCCGCCGCGCATGGGCAGCAGCGACAGCGTGGACGAATTTATGTTTCACGCCCGGCGCGGTTTTTGCGAGCATTATGCGCAAAGTTTTGTGGTGATGATGCGCGCCGCCGGGCTGCCGGCACGGGTGGTTACCGGTTATCACGGCGGCGAATACCGGCCGCAGGGCGGGTTTTGGCAAATCCGCAGCAAAGATGCCCATGCTTGGGCAGAGGTGTGGTTGGCTGATGAGCAGGCATGGCTGCGCGTCGACCCCACCGCGGCCGCATCATCGCGCAGCGAAGGCAGCCTGGCACGGGCTTTGCCGCCCGGCGAACGCAGCCTGCTGGCCGACCGGGGCGGCCGCTGGTCGCACTGGTATGACACGGGGCAGTATTATTGGCAGCAATGGGTGGTGAACTACGATCAGGGTAAGCAAAACGATTTGTTTGCCGCGCTGGGTTTGGGCGGCTTCCGCCCCGGCACATTGCTGCTGGTATTGCCCGCAGGCTTGCTGTTGGCGGTGTTGCCGTTATTATGCTGGTGGCTGGCCGGGCGGCAGCGGCGTGATGATTTGCAGGCGGGTTTTATGCTGCTGAAAACCGCGCTGATGGGCGAAGGAGACCCTGCTGTTGCCGCCACCAGCGCAGACGGCCTGCGCCGCCTGCTGGCGCAGCACGGTATAGAAGATGCGGCGTTGCAGCGGTTGCTGGATGAATACGAATATTGGCTGTATGCCGCCGAACAACCGCCATCCAAACGCCTGCAACGGCGCTGGTACCGGCGGGCACGGGCGCTGGCCGGGCGTTATTACCGGCAACGCGGCAGATAA
- a CDS encoding AAA family ATPase, which translates to MNPSIQNALQQLNGLILGKPDVLQQLLAGIIAGGHVLLEDVPGVGKTTLAHGVAAVLGLDYRRVQFTSDMLPSDLLGVNIYRPDEGRFTFYPGPVFHPFLLADEINRASPKLQSALLEAMEERQVSVDGQTYALPAPFVVVATQNPVEQAGTFALPESQLDRFMMRLSLGYPAAEAETQLYAAGGGRSSLPALQAVCDAAGVQQWQQQAAAVKFAPAAAAYVYRLVQATRRPGQFVLGLSPRAGLAVVRAAKAWAFMQGRAHVLPDDIKAVWVPVANHRLQPVRQGIGSAQMLAELLHHVAVS; encoded by the coding sequence ATGAATCCATCTATCCAAAATGCTCTGCAACAACTCAACGGCTTGATTTTGGGCAAGCCCGATGTATTGCAGCAGCTGCTTGCCGGCATCATTGCCGGCGGCCATGTGCTGCTCGAAGATGTGCCCGGTGTGGGCAAAACCACGTTGGCGCACGGGGTGGCGGCGGTGTTGGGGCTGGATTACCGGCGGGTGCAGTTCACCAGCGATATGCTGCCTTCTGATTTGCTCGGCGTGAATATTTACCGCCCCGATGAGGGCCGGTTTACGTTTTATCCCGGGCCGGTGTTTCATCCGTTTTTGCTGGCCGATGAAATCAACCGTGCCTCGCCCAAGCTGCAATCGGCATTGCTTGAGGCGATGGAAGAGCGGCAGGTGTCGGTGGACGGGCAAACTTATGCGTTGCCGGCGCCGTTTGTGGTGGTGGCCACGCAAAACCCTGTCGAACAGGCGGGCACGTTTGCGCTGCCCGAATCGCAGCTCGACCGCTTTATGATGCGCCTGAGCCTGGGGTATCCGGCTGCCGAGGCCGAAACACAGCTTTATGCGGCCGGCGGCGGCCGCAGCAGCCTGCCCGCCTTGCAGGCAGTGTGTGATGCGGCGGGCGTGCAGCAATGGCAGCAGCAGGCGGCGGCGGTGAAATTTGCACCTGCCGCCGCCGCTTATGTTTACCGTTTGGTGCAGGCAACGCGCCGGCCGGGGCAGTTTGTGCTGGGTTTGAGCCCGCGCGCGGGGCTGGCGGTGGTGAGGGCGGCCAAGGCATGGGCGTTTATGCAGGGGCGGGCGCATGTGTTGCCTGATGATATCAAGGCGGTGTGGGTGCCGGTGGCCAACCACCGTTTGCAGCCGGTGCGACAGGGCATCGGCAGTGCGCAAATGCTGGCGGAGTTGCTCCATCATGTGGCCGTTTCGTAG
- a CDS encoding MFS transporter: MDIVSRLQRLPVGRFHYTLLVLVGLGWLFDAMDTGMVSFVLATLGKEWALSPRALGWVVSTGFVGMAAGAVLGGRAADKIGRKTVFAASLVVYSIATALCALAPDLAWLLLFRFFVGIGLGAQLPVAVTLVSEYVPASVRGRFIVLLESFWGLGWLAAALVSYFFIPQYGWHSAFLIGGLPVFYVFFVWKYIPESVLYLIHKGRIEEAHQIVCRLEAQAGMPVAEKALVAQAASPEKIRFGQLWQPPFAKRTLMLWLIWFGIVFSYYGIFTWLPKLLVEQGYTVIQTFEYVLVMILAQLPGYFAAAVLVEKIGRKATLAGFLFACALCAYFFGQGGSVAAVIFWGCMMSFFNLGAWGVLYTYTPELYPVRFRAFGSGWAGAVGRVGGILAPMAVAALIVQPQGFGKIFMMFAGVLLAVVAVIVLLGEETKGRTLEDISR; encoded by the coding sequence ATGGATATTGTTTCGCGGCTGCAAAGGCTGCCGGTGGGGCGGTTTCACTACACATTGCTGGTGTTGGTGGGTTTGGGCTGGCTGTTTGATGCGATGGATACCGGCATGGTGTCGTTTGTGCTGGCCACGCTGGGTAAGGAATGGGCGTTAAGCCCGCGAGCCTTGGGTTGGGTGGTGAGCACCGGTTTTGTGGGCATGGCCGCCGGCGCGGTGTTGGGCGGGCGGGCGGCGGATAAAATCGGCCGCAAAACAGTGTTTGCCGCCAGCTTGGTGGTGTACAGCATTGCCACGGCGCTATGTGCGCTGGCGCCTGATTTGGCCTGGCTGCTGCTGTTTCGTTTTTTTGTCGGCATCGGCTTGGGGGCGCAATTGCCGGTGGCGGTAACGCTGGTGAGCGAATATGTGCCGGCCTCGGTGCGCGGGCGGTTTATTGTGCTGTTGGAAAGTTTTTGGGGGCTGGGCTGGCTGGCTGCGGCGCTGGTGTCGTATTTTTTTATTCCGCAATACGGCTGGCACAGCGCTTTTCTGATTGGCGGCCTGCCGGTGTTTTATGTGTTTTTTGTGTGGAAATACATTCCCGAATCGGTGCTTTATCTGATTCATAAAGGGCGTATTGAAGAGGCGCACCAAATTGTGTGCCGCTTAGAGGCGCAGGCGGGCATGCCGGTGGCGGAAAAGGCGCTGGTGGCGCAGGCGGCCTCGCCAGAAAAAATCCGCTTCGGCCAATTGTGGCAGCCGCCGTTTGCCAAGCGCACATTGATGCTGTGGCTGATTTGGTTCGGCATTGTGTTTTCTTATTACGGCATTTTCACTTGGCTGCCCAAGCTTTTGGTGGAACAGGGCTATACCGTTATTCAAACGTTCGAATATGTGCTGGTGATGATTCTGGCGCAACTGCCGGGTTATTTTGCGGCGGCGGTGCTGGTGGAAAAAATCGGCCGCAAGGCCACGCTGGCGGGCTTTTTGTTTGCCTGTGCGCTGTGTGCTTATTTTTTCGGCCAAGGCGGCAGCGTGGCGGCGGTGATTTTTTGGGGCTGCATGATGTCGTTTTTCAACCTCGGTGCCTGGGGCGTGCTTTATACTTATACGCCTGAGCTTTATCCGGTGCGTTTTCGGGCGTTCGGCTCCGGCTGGGCGGGCGCGGTCGGCCGTGTGGGCGGTATTTTGGCGCCGATGGCGGTGGCCGCACTGATTGTGCAGCCGCAGGGATTCGGTAAGATTTTTATGATGTTTGCCGGTGTGCTGCTGGCGGTGGTGGCGGTGATTGTGCTGTTGGGTGAGGAAACCAAAGGGCGTACGCTGGAAGACATCAGCCGTTGA